The DNA segment CGGTCGAGGGCCGGGATGAGTGTGCCGGTCGGCAGGGTCTCCATGTGCGCGATTGTGCCAGGGCCTCAGGCGGTCCCGGGGGCCGACGCGTTGCGGGTGGCGTATCCGATCAGGGCGGCGACCGCGGCGAGCAGCGCCACCGTGGTGAGGGCGACGGGCAGCGTCAGCCAGTCAGCGAGGAAGCCGATCACGGGCGGTCCGATGAGCATGCCCCCGTAGCCCAGCGTGGACGCGGTGGCGACCCCGCCGGGGCCCGCCAGCGCGCCGGCCCGGGCGATCGCCACCGGGAAGCTGTTGGCCAGCCCGAGACCCGCCACCGCGAAGCCGGTCAGTGCCAGCCAGGTCGTGGGCGCGAGGGCTCCCAGCAGCAGGCCCGCGGCCGCCACGGTCGCGCCTCCGACGAGAGCGCGGGTCTGGCCGCAACGTTCCAGGAGGGCGGTGCCGGTGAACCGGCCGACCGTCATCGCCAGCGCGAAGAGCGAGTACGCGGCTGCCGCGAGCCCCGGTTGCGTATGCAGATCCTGCTTCAGATGCAGGGCGCTCCAGTCGGCCATGGCCCCCTCCCCGTACGAGGTGCACAGGGCGATCGTCCCGAAGACCAGCACCAGCCGCCGGCTGTGGCCGTCGAGGCGGCGCGGCGCCGTGTCCCGCACCGCGGTCCGGGGCGCAGCCGGGACCGGTTCCCGGAGCAGGCTGCGCCCGGCGGCGCAGGCCACCAGCAGACCGATGACGGTCAGGCCGAACAGGTGGGACGCTGCCGACAGCCGGCCCGCGACGAGTCCGCCCGCCCCCGCTCCGACCATGCCGCCGAGGCTGAACGCGGCGTGGAAGCTGGACATCACCGGACGGCG comes from the Streptomyces sp. NBC_01471 genome and includes:
- a CDS encoding MFS transporter gives rise to the protein MPNLNKVGTALSGGPGENSVAPSLLRLRVTLTVFFALDGFLFAGWVVRIPAIKQQTGASASALGLALLGVSAGGVITMMLTGRLCRRFGSHPVTVACAVLLSLSIALPPQTHSALALGLVLLVFGAAYGGLNVAMNSAAVDLVAALRRPVMSSFHAAFSLGGMVGAGAGGLVAGRLSAASHLFGLTVIGLLVACAAGRSLLREPVPAAPRTAVRDTAPRRLDGHSRRLVLVFGTIALCTSYGEGAMADWSALHLKQDLHTQPGLAAAAYSLFALAMTVGRFTGTALLERCGQTRALVGGATVAAAGLLLGALAPTTWLALTGFAVAGLGLANSFPVAIARAGALAGPGGVATASTLGYGGMLIGPPVIGFLADWLTLPVALTTVALLAAVAALIGYATRNASAPGTA